CTAAGCCTCTCCCAGTTGGTGTTTCCAACGAAAAAGCTCTGTTCCTAGCAGAGCTAGGTGAAGCCGTTGAAGAGCTAAACGACGTATTGTCGGGAAAAGCCCAAGCTCGTGACGCTTACGAGTTGCTCGATGAGTTATGACCTTAAACGGCTGCCGACCTTCTACCGGCAAGCCAAGCGATTAGCCAAAAAATATCCATCGCTAAAAACGGGATTTGCGAACGTTATTTGATTCCCTGAGGGAAGACCCTATACAGGGAGCGGCTATAGGAAAGGGTTGTTACAAAGTCCGCATGGCCATTGCGAGTAAAAAGCAGGGTAAGTCAGGAGGGGCGTGGGTAATCACCTTTGTTAAGGTGACTCAGGAAGCAGTTTATCTGCTGGCCGTTTACGACAAATCTGAAAAGGAGAATTTAGATTCAGGCGAATTAGACACTTACTTAGATCTAATCGAAGATGACTCAGCGACCAAATAATCGGTGCCATAGGCTACGCTTATTGGCTGTTGATTCCTCAGCTTCAGGTGAAGGGAGTCTTTTCTGTAAATCGCCTAATTGAGCATTTTGCTGAAGTAACAGCTCTTCAATATGACTCATTTTTTGATTAGTCATTTGACTAGTCAGCTGATTAGCCATCGCATTTATAACATCGCCTTGTTCAAACAGACGATTTTGTAGTTGCTGAATCGTCCGGTCACGCTCGGCTACTGATTCCCGAAGTTGTTGGTTTTCCAGTTGCAGCGAATCACTTACTACTAAGGTAGGCAGCGAGGGTACAGACAGAACTTCATACTCTTGCTGTAACAATACCTGGCTAATTTGATATGCTTTCCCTTTAGGTGTATCTTCAGACCGTATATGACTAGTCAAAATATGCTGTTTGACTAGTCGGCGAATAGTCTGTTCAGAACGGCTGTACTGCTGAGCAGCTTCTTTGATTGTCAAGAACTCCTGATTAGTCATTACCCTAACATGATTAGTCACAGGGCCAAATATATGGCTTTGTAGCTCAAACGAGCCATTATCATGACTAGTCATCTCAAATCTTATCTGTACACTAGTGCTGTAAAATTTACTAGTGTAAACCTAATTAGATAAAGTCGCAACGATTGCCGATTCAATAATGACTAGTCATTATTGAATCGGCTCGTAAATAAGCTAGCTTATCATAACAAGGATTATACAACAGATTTTGACCTAAGATAAAGCTCTATTATGGCTTATCTGTTTCTTAATATGTCCTTAACTAAATGGTCTAAATACATAGTCTTGGTTCTTCTGGGATTCCTATTGCTTTTCATCGCCTACAAAATTAATGAAGAGTATAAGGAAGAGGCCTATGTTCAACAACACAGCCCACAGACTACAATGCCCGTTGTCAACAGACGAAAAGGGTGGGGTACTGTGAGATTTCCCAATAAGATCTATGTCCGCCATCAGGGTAAAAAATATACCTTGACTTGTTCGAACAAGTATTTTAGAGAGACCATTAAACAGGATAGCATCTCCGTTCGCTACGATCCATTACGGGACAGAGCTGTATTGGCCGATACTAAGGTGAATACACCCTATGTGCTATTAGTATTAATAGTTTCAGGTGGGCTTATTGCTATTAGTAGTACTATTATTGATCTACGTCGGCAACTGAAGAACGTTACTACCTAACATAATGCCACTTATACAACAGTGTATTTGCAACCTTTTTCGTACTCTCGGGTCAGTTAGTGTATTCATGTAAACTCTCAAAAACTTTAGGACCATGAAAAATCTGCTCTTCACATTGATAGCTGGTGGACTTTTTACTGCTGGATCATCAGTAGCAGTAGCTCAAGTAAAAGCATCATCTCAACAGATACCCGTTTATGAGACAATCAAACCAATTCAACTCAAGATTGCTCCACCAAGAGTTTTCACCAATCAGACAATTAATCTCTTTGATTACCCTGAAAATTCAGTGCTGTATGTATTGAATGGGAAAGAGACGGTAGATAAGGCCGAATTTATGCGTAGAATTAAACAAGCCAAATCCGGTATTGTCGCCAATCGAGTGGTGGTTGGCCCTGCTGATAGCAATCAAAAACGTACCATTGAGATTGATTACGTTGTTCGATAATTTTAATTAAACTAAGAATGAGTAATTAACTGACTCTTATCGATTAAGCATTATTTCACATAACATAAAATTAGTTATGCAACACCTCTAGGAAGAGTACAACTTCCTAACTATGAATGAATTTGTATTTTTATAAGAGAAGATTTTGAAATTATTTTAGTTTGGTTTCCAAGATACACTTGGTAGAAAGCCAAAATATAAAGTAAACTCAAAAATATCAGCGTCAACAGAAGGGTTTGCTTTTTTTACTGCTTCGATGAATCTTTCGAAACTGTCCTCCATTACTGAAGGTGTAATACGAATAGGTTCAAGTTTATCAGTTAAATAAATTACTTGCCAATCTCTTTGCCAACCATAACCAATATTACGAGCCGACGCTGTTAATTTGATTGACTGAATAGAGGATAAAGGGACCGGTTTTCGGCTGCTGTCCACATAAAGAAACTTAGAATCAAAATCAATCGGTTGGTAAAAAAATCCAGAACCATAAGCTATCAAGATGAACACGAATGGAAATAAGAAACCTACTGTTTTGAAGCTCCATAAGCTATTAGAAGAGTAAGTTTCAAAACCTGCAAAAATCAGAGCCATCAATGCTATTAGACCAAATAGTTTTTTGAAATGCTCAGGATAGCTCTTCATCAGATTTTATTGCCAGAATACAAAAACAATAGTACTTTGTTGATAGCCGGTAATTTATACTCTTTCTAGAGGTGTTGTATAACTGATGTTATGTAAAGAAACTCTTCTAAGAAAATTTCACAATTGACATAGATCGTACATCATAGAGAAGTGCAATTTAGTTTGGGGCTGGATATTTAATTACAGGACTGTAATCTACTTTCCATATATCCAATTCAAATAATTTACCGTCTTGGTCAATATTTAAGCTGGTCAATATTGGCACCCCGTCATCATCATCGAATTGTAACTCAGCAACACACTTTAGCATTCTACGATCTAATTTTTGCCTACTGGTATCTACAAAATAGAGACTACCCATCTTTCAATTCGACTACAGTCTGTGCAGATAGATCGAAGGGAGCTATTTCATTATCTTGAGGCTGCTTGATCAATTCTATTATCAACTTTTTCTCATCCTCTCTTAATAGCCTAGCTTCTTCCATCTAAGGTATTTTTCTGTTGTATAAGTGGCATTATGATAACCAAGTCGATAATCAGGATAATAGTATTCGGCCTACTGTACTCACTTGCAGTTCTATTACTGACTCCTTTCCTAGTGACTTGGGGAGCCCCGAAAGCCCTTTGGCAAAAGATACTTGTCTTCTTGTACTCCTTCCCAATTGACATTGATACTGTAGCTAGTGACTACTTTTTTACATGTATCATGCTTGATGGCCTTTTTTGGGGCTTACTTTTAATGGGGTTAGGCAAGTTGGTAAACTATCTTCGGACGCACTTCAAATCGGTTGTATAATTTGATTTATATTAACCTATGCCTTTTTTGAGCAAATAGTACTGCTTAATCTGCTCCTGCAAACGTAGTAAGCTAATGAATAGTAAAATGGCGATTAAGTTAAACGACACAGCTCCTTGCTCTCCAGAATTAATATTGAGTTCAAATGTTGAAAGCCCTATATCGGCCGTCATTTTGAGTTCATCTATAAACTTAATGCCTAGCATTACATACAAGCCAGCACAGTACTTAAATAAGAACCCACCAATCCCAATCATGATGATCTGGAGGCTCTGATTAATGATTGATAAAGGCAAAGCGCGCTTGTCACCATTGAGCAAACCCCATCCACACACGATTGAAAAACCTAAAAGTAAACATCCGGAAGCCGTGAAAATAAGAATGCCTTTGCTGGCTTCATTAGTTGAGAGCGCCCATCCCATCATCAGCAAGCCAACTCCTCCCCCAATGATTTGATAGAAACCAATAGTTCTTATCCTGCGCGTGTATTGAGCAGGTATATCAAGCATATGACTGTTGATCGATTAGGGTGTTATAAGGTTACGTTAAGAGTACTTTACTCGCAGTTAATAAGGAGCAATCTACGGATATTCCATTAACATAATAAAGAGTTTTCTTCTCCCCTCTCCAAAGGATAATTGTGCCTGTCTTCAGGGCTTGAACGGGGTGGTTGATCTGGGAATATTCCCTTAACATAAGATACCTTATATAACAACTCCCCCTAAAGTACAATTTACGCAGGGGCAAAAAAGGAGTGGGAAAGGGGATAAAAAAAACCATCAAAACCGCTTTTTTTCCCTCCGTTCGACCCGCGTCAGCTCATGCCCCGACCCCCTAACCGGGGTCCTCGATTCTGGTACTGATTCAACCGCTGCTGCTGAGCCTGCTCCTGCTGCTGGGCCGTTTCCCGTTGCTGAGCGAACTGCGATAGCGAGACAAGGGCGTGTTCTTGTTTCTGGTAGGCGCTCGTCTGAAAGCCAAAACTAGGCTTGGCTTTGGTCTCCTGCCGGGCATGAATCCAGAAACTATAATGCTTTTCCTGCATCTGGTAATCCAGACCCGAGCCTTTAGGATCATCCAGATAAGCCAGTTTCGCTTTGGCTTCCTTCGCTTCGCTGCTCAATCCGAACCAACTCCCCGCCTGACGGCTTAGCGTCTGCCGTTGTTCAGCGCGCCATTCTACCTGGAACTGGTAGGACTCGCCCGCTTTGATTTGCCCCTCGAGCACCTGGCGCAAGCCATAATCAGGGCAGGCCTGTTTGAGCGCCTGAGCCGTTTTGAGCGTCGGATTCTGGGCCAGCGTTTGGGCAGCCTGCTCGATCCAGGCGTTGGTGGCCCGGATCTGTTCATTCAGCAAGCGCACCCGTTGAACCTGCTGCTGGTAGTCAGCTTGCCACTTGCGCTCAACCTCGCTCAATTCTGGGGCCTTTTTAGGCCCTTCAGGTGACGTTTGGGCGCGGACGACAGGAGTGACTGGTTCAACCGGCTTAACCGCATGAGCGGCCCGTTTTTGCGCTTGTGCCGCCTGTTGCTGCCGGTAGTTCGCTTCGAGCTGCTTCATAATACCCCCGTAGCTGTACTGTCGGGCGATATCGCACCCCTTGAAGGTGTGCCCGTCTTTGGCAAAACTCACCCCCACTGCTTTCCCTGTTTCGTTTTGGCGTACCTGGTAGGTGATGCCCTGCGCCTGGACTCGCTCAGCAAAGGCCTGGCCACTCGAACAGCTGGCCAGCACCTGTTCCAGCGTTTGGCGAATCTGGTGGCGACTCCGATCGGCCCCCTGCAACTGATCAGGCCGCTGCTTGTGCGCGCGCCGTTCGGCCACGGGTGTCAGCTCGTGCCGGATCGAGAGTTCTTTCAACAAGGCCTGAGAACGGGCGTAGTTGTGGCTATCCGAAATCGTTTGGCCCTGGTTATCGACCCGGTTAGCGATTAGGTGAAAATGGGGGTGGGGCTGGTCGTGGTGGCGAATGATGACGTATTGGGTCTGATCCAGGCCCATGCCCTGGACGTAATCCTGAGCAACGGCCAGCATCTTCTCGTTGGTGAGTTTGGCCGCGTCGTCGGGGTTAAAGCTCACGGAGGTATGCCAGACGGCCCGCCCTAGGTCCGGATTCAACAACCGACCCCGGTTAAAGTCAGCCGTCATGCTGGAAGCCGAACTCATTCGAACGCCAACGGCCTCCAGGACTTCGGCTTGTTTCTGTTCCTGGCTGTGCTTATGGCCCTCAAACTGGTAGCGCACGCATCCGCCGAAGCTGGTGCCGATGCTGGTTTTGCCGATCATTTGGCGTAGCGATCTAAGAGTTCGCCTAACTCCCGCACCCGGCGATCCACCAGGATAGCCACCGAGCGAATCCCGTCGGTGTTGGCCTTACGGGCCAACTGGTTCAGGTTGTTGCTCATGGTGGCGATCTGCCGCAGCAGGGTCTCCTGCTCGGCTGTGATCACCGTCACGTCACCCACACACAGTTCCCGGATGACGTCGGCCATGCTGGTGTTGCGTTGCTGGGCCAGTTCCTGCACATAAGCGTAGGAAGCCGGTTCAAGCCGGACTTGAATGGCCTTGCTGCGTTTCTCTTCGTCCTTCTTTTTGGGCCGTCCACCTTTGGCTTTGGCAGCGGGTAAGCGGGGTTCAGGGGTCATAAGACAGCTAAGTCTAAGGGGATAAAGGGGCTCATAAACCGGGTCAGTGGGTGTGTGTAGTGCTGGGCCTTTTGCGACGATAGGAGCAAAAGCAAGACGGTTTGAGGAACGCTAACCCGACGATAGGAAGGTTTAGCGGTACGAAAAACATGGCTTGCTCCTTCCCATCTGCACGTTGCTGTCGCGGCAGCAATACTACGCTACTAGCAACGCAATACCAAACCGTCACACCCCTTTTCCTTGTCTTTGCTTACTAATCTCTCCTTACTATGGCAGGAATCAGGATATATACCTGTTGGTTAGTAAAATAACCACTTACAAACTAAATTTATAGTTGCCGCCTTTTTCCTTTTTTTAGTTTTTGCTTTTTTCCCCTTTCCAATTTGACAGTCTTATTTGCTGCTTTTCCGATTGTGGATAAGCATGATTTTTTTGCCCTTTTTTACTCCTCAAAAACCGGTTTTTTGGCATTTGCACTTTAGCAAATATTACTTTTGCAAACTTTACGGCCTCGTAACTAATTGATTTTTAGTATTTTATAGGGGTATTTTACGAGTAATTGACGGGATTTTACGAGTAATTGACGGCGTTTTCAAGGGTATTTTACGAGTAATTGACGGAAAAAAGGCGTTATAACTTGCATTTATTAAGACTAATTATTTTTTTTACTCGTAAAATGATTAATCATGACGGGGGTAGAGACATTTAAGCAGACTAACGCTATCACTGGGGCCAGATACGATTATACCACAACTGAAAAGCGTTTGGTCTATTTATCCCTGATTGAAGTGATGAAAACTGTTCAGGATGGTATTACAGATGACTTCTTCAATAGAGATCTCGACCTATTTATCGTAGAAGATCAGTTAAAGAAATCAGATCCTAATGACAATCGTTTTCGGGACTATCGTAAGGCGGTTGTTAGTCTGCGCAAAAAGGATTTTTCGATTGATGAAACAGATGGAAGCTGGACAGAAACCGGCTTTGTGACAAGGGGCAAATACAAGAAGAACAAGGGCTTAGAGGTAAGTATTTCGAGAGACGTCTTACCATATCTCTACGAGCTTACAAAGCGGTTTACGGTACTAGACGCTACTGTAGTTATGACCCTAGCAAGTAAGTTCTCTCAGCGATTCTATGAGTGGTGCTGTCAGTGGAGATCAGTCGGCCAGTTCGAATTCACTCCAGATGCTTTGCGAGATGTGTTAATGATTAAAACTCAAACTGGGGATCTCAAGATCTACGTTTTGGAGGTCGCGAAAGCAGAATTGATGAAAATGTATGAGGACGGAGTTAGCGACTTATATTTCACCTACAGTGAAGAAAGAGGGGGAAGAGGTCGGGGAGGGTCTGTGAAGCGATGGATTTTTAAAATTCACACGAAAAAGAAGCAAGTAGCTCAGGAAAGGGCCAAGAATGAGGATGTCGTCTTCGTCATGCGCTTTTTGGGTCAAATCTTTGGTAAAGACTCACCGCTGGTAGATCAAGCCCTAGAAGCCCTTAAAACGCACGAAAATGTAAAGGCATTTGCTACTCGGGCCGATGACTTACAATCTTCGGGTAAACTTGACAAGACCAAAAACAAGCCTGGCTATATCCGCTCAATCCTTCAGAAAGAATTTGGCCTCGACAAGAAGTAGAATACGTTAGCGGATTTATCACTCGTACGTCTATGTCATCCTGTTAGTATAGACCGCTTTTACATAGAGTTGTACTAATAGGCTAAGTGGATGATAGCTTTACTACAAAGTGTAACAATATGTTATTTTATTAGAGCTAAAAAAAACATAAAAGGCGATTAGTTTCCGAAGAAAGTATAGTTCAGTACTACTTAGATAAATCTTATAATATAACATTCATCGAGTAAAATCGAAATACTGTCAAACCTTACATATAATTTGGTTGCCTCCTGAAATACAGGTTTTTATACTATATGATTGGTCTATTTGGCACATTTCCCTAATAAATCCGCAATCACATTACAAACAACATTGAATTGATAAAGTATGTGATATTAAATTAACACTATTAATGCTTTTAAAATAGTGTTGGTAACTAATAATAGTCTTTATAATTAACGATTACAAAAAAGATATACTTATTTGCAATTATTAATTAATCATATACTTTTGGGTAAACATAAACCAAAATGTTATGGAACGTATATACTCTTTAGGGTTACCAAAAGTAGCTCTTGCTTTACTATCGCTAACATCAATTAGCGCTTTCAGCCAGAATAACTATGTTGCTACCACACCAAACTCAGCAACTACTGGTACTAACAACACGATTGTTGGAGTCGGGGCCGGAAGTAGTATAACTGGTGCTCAGGTTAACACATTTCTTGGTTACCAGGCTGGTAATCTGACTACTACAGGCATAGCCAACGTGTTTTTGGGTAGCCAAGCCGGATTAAATAACACG
The window above is part of the Spirosoma agri genome. Proteins encoded here:
- a CDS encoding DUF6984 family protein, with amino-acid sequence MGSLYFVDTSRQKLDRRMLKCVAELQFDDDDGVPILTSLNIDQDGKLFELDIWKVDYSPVIKYPAPN
- a CDS encoding replication initiation protein, translated to MTGVETFKQTNAITGARYDYTTTEKRLVYLSLIEVMKTVQDGITDDFFNRDLDLFIVEDQLKKSDPNDNRFRDYRKAVVSLRKKDFSIDETDGSWTETGFVTRGKYKKNKGLEVSISRDVLPYLYELTKRFTVLDATVVMTLASKFSQRFYEWCCQWRSVGQFEFTPDALRDVLMIKTQTGDLKIYVLEVAKAELMKMYEDGVSDLYFTYSEERGGRGRGGSVKRWIFKIHTKKKQVAQERAKNEDVVFVMRFLGQIFGKDSPLVDQALEALKTHENVKAFATRADDLQSSGKLDKTKNKPGYIRSILQKEFGLDKK
- a CDS encoding relaxase/mobilization nuclease domain-containing protein, whose product is MIGKTSIGTSFGGCVRYQFEGHKHSQEQKQAEVLEAVGVRMSSASSMTADFNRGRLLNPDLGRAVWHTSVSFNPDDAAKLTNEKMLAVAQDYVQGMGLDQTQYVIIRHHDQPHPHFHLIANRVDNQGQTISDSHNYARSQALLKELSIRHELTPVAERRAHKQRPDQLQGADRSRHQIRQTLEQVLASCSSGQAFAERVQAQGITYQVRQNETGKAVGVSFAKDGHTFKGCDIARQYSYGGIMKQLEANYRQQQAAQAQKRAAHAVKPVEPVTPVVRAQTSPEGPKKAPELSEVERKWQADYQQQVQRVRLLNEQIRATNAWIEQAAQTLAQNPTLKTAQALKQACPDYGLRQVLEGQIKAGESYQFQVEWRAEQRQTLSRQAGSWFGLSSEAKEAKAKLAYLDDPKGSGLDYQMQEKHYSFWIHARQETKAKPSFGFQTSAYQKQEHALVSLSQFAQQRETAQQQEQAQQQRLNQYQNRGPRLGGRGMS
- a CDS encoding MerR family transcriptional regulator translates to MTNQEFLTIKEAAQQYSRSEQTIRRLVKQHILTSHIRSEDTPKGKAYQISQVLLQQEYEVLSVPSLPTLVVSDSLQLENQQLRESVAERDRTIQQLQNRLFEQGDVINAMANQLTSQMTNQKMSHIEELLLQQNAQLGDLQKRLPSPEAEESTANKRSLWHRLFGR
- a CDS encoding plasmid mobilization protein gives rise to the protein MTPEPRLPAAKAKGGRPKKKDEEKRSKAIQVRLEPASYAYVQELAQQRNTSMADVIRELCVGDVTVITAEQETLLRQIATMSNNLNQLARKANTDGIRSVAILVDRRVRELGELLDRYAK